One genomic region from Halobacteriovorax sp. HLS encodes:
- a CDS encoding valine--tRNA ligase produces MTDSSNQNEISTTFSPKDVESKWYKTWEDGKYFKPRKGKANEAYCIIMPPPNVTGILHAGHALDVTTQDTLIRWKRMKGYEALWLPGMDHAGIATQSVVEKQLQKEEGKNRHDFSREEFLEKIWQWKDEKGGIIANQQKVLGASPDWDYSMFTMDPEANEAVRKAFVTLYNEGLIYQSDYIVNWDPMLQSAISDAEVEHKEVQGAFYHLLYSVKDSDEKLEIATTRPETLLGDTAVAVNPNDERFAHLIGKMAIVPICNREVPIVGDEHVAIDVGTGCLKVTPGHDFNDFEIGQRHNLEVINIINKDGTLNDYGLEWKGLTCKKARAQIVEKLTEIGSFVKEVPHVHQVGHGDRSKAIIEPMVSKQWFLNVQDMAAEAVSAVENGDTTFYPKGWENTYFSWLREPKNWCISRQLWWGHQIPVYNCTDCSHQWASETDSTTCTKCNSSNISQDPDVLDTWFSSGLWPFSTLGWPDENRMKERGYDTFFPTTCLVTGFDIIFFWVARMMMMSKKLTGENPFKDIYIHAIVRDKQGRKMSKSLNNGIDPLDMVEQYGADAFRFTLAAGSGYNRGLNLDPERIGGYRNFINKIWNAFRFISPFLEKADDELPKELDQQEKWILSELNNISKEMNLSMGEYRYDDSCSAIYAFVYDKFCSWFIELSKNILHGEDAQKIQTRSSVLKYCFREVVALLHPFTPYITEELWTHLKKEDEDLLIIHDYPEFNEALCFEEDQELMNKFIEVITSIRNLRSSVNLKPKEEISTHLYTDDKALEEFFLSTSKGFEDLAKVTNLQIFSKSSDRPKQSITKVTAHTEIFIPLTGVIDLEEQIAKLNKERAKVAKDLEKFEKKLSNKKFMDNAKDDVIEKVRTEQAELSEKIKSIDTSIINFS; encoded by the coding sequence ATGACAGATTCATCAAATCAAAACGAAATCTCAACTACATTCTCCCCAAAAGACGTCGAGTCCAAATGGTACAAAACTTGGGAAGATGGAAAATACTTTAAACCTAGAAAAGGCAAGGCCAATGAAGCATATTGCATCATCATGCCCCCTCCAAATGTTACGGGTATTCTTCACGCGGGTCACGCTCTAGATGTGACTACACAGGACACACTAATTCGTTGGAAGAGAATGAAAGGTTACGAGGCACTATGGCTTCCAGGAATGGATCATGCTGGAATTGCAACTCAATCTGTCGTTGAAAAACAACTTCAAAAAGAAGAAGGTAAGAATAGACATGACTTTTCAAGAGAAGAATTTCTAGAAAAGATTTGGCAGTGGAAAGATGAAAAAGGTGGAATTATTGCCAACCAGCAAAAAGTACTCGGGGCATCTCCTGACTGGGACTATTCTATGTTTACCATGGACCCAGAGGCCAATGAAGCCGTAAGAAAAGCATTCGTTACTCTCTACAATGAGGGATTAATTTACCAATCAGATTATATTGTTAACTGGGACCCTATGCTTCAATCAGCAATTTCTGATGCTGAAGTTGAGCACAAAGAAGTTCAGGGCGCATTTTACCACCTTCTTTATTCGGTAAAAGATTCAGATGAGAAATTAGAGATTGCCACGACAAGGCCAGAAACATTACTGGGAGATACTGCTGTTGCCGTAAACCCAAATGATGAGAGATTTGCTCATCTCATTGGAAAGATGGCCATTGTTCCAATATGTAACCGTGAAGTTCCAATTGTTGGTGACGAGCATGTTGCAATAGACGTTGGAACAGGATGCCTAAAGGTTACACCTGGTCACGACTTCAACGATTTTGAAATCGGCCAAAGACATAACTTAGAAGTAATAAATATAATTAATAAAGACGGAACTCTTAACGACTATGGACTAGAGTGGAAAGGTTTAACCTGCAAGAAAGCGAGAGCTCAAATTGTTGAGAAGCTAACTGAGATAGGTAGCTTCGTTAAAGAAGTTCCTCATGTTCATCAAGTTGGTCACGGTGATAGATCTAAGGCCATTATAGAGCCAATGGTATCTAAGCAGTGGTTCTTAAATGTTCAAGACATGGCAGCTGAAGCAGTTAGCGCCGTTGAAAATGGTGACACTACTTTCTATCCTAAGGGATGGGAGAATACTTACTTCTCTTGGTTAAGAGAGCCAAAGAACTGGTGTATCTCAAGACAATTATGGTGGGGTCATCAGATTCCAGTTTATAACTGTACTGATTGCTCACATCAATGGGCCAGTGAAACAGACTCTACAACTTGTACGAAGTGTAATAGTTCTAATATTTCTCAAGACCCAGATGTTCTAGATACATGGTTCTCATCAGGGCTATGGCCATTTTCAACATTAGGATGGCCTGATGAAAATAGAATGAAAGAAAGAGGTTACGACACCTTCTTCCCTACTACTTGCTTAGTAACCGGTTTTGATATTATTTTCTTCTGGGTAGCTAGAATGATGATGATGTCCAAAAAACTGACGGGAGAAAATCCTTTTAAAGATATTTATATTCACGCCATTGTAAGAGATAAGCAAGGCCGCAAGATGAGTAAATCTTTAAATAATGGTATTGATCCTCTAGATATGGTTGAGCAATATGGAGCAGATGCCTTTAGATTTACTCTTGCAGCAGGTTCTGGTTATAACCGTGGACTAAACCTCGATCCTGAAAGAATTGGTGGATATAGAAATTTTATCAATAAGATATGGAATGCATTTAGATTTATTTCTCCTTTTCTAGAAAAAGCAGATGATGAGCTACCTAAAGAACTTGATCAGCAAGAAAAGTGGATTCTATCTGAGCTTAACAATATTTCTAAAGAAATGAACTTATCGATGGGTGAATATCGCTACGATGATTCATGCTCTGCCATCTACGCATTTGTTTATGATAAATTCTGTTCATGGTTCATTGAACTTTCTAAGAATATATTGCACGGAGAAGATGCACAAAAAATTCAGACGAGATCAAGTGTTCTTAAGTATTGTTTCAGAGAGGTAGTTGCCCTACTTCATCCATTCACTCCTTATATTACAGAGGAGCTTTGGACACATCTTAAAAAAGAAGATGAGGACTTACTTATTATTCATGATTATCCTGAATTTAATGAAGCACTTTGTTTTGAAGAAGACCAAGAACTGATGAATAAATTTATCGAAGTTATTACTTCTATAAGAAACCTTAGATCATCTGTTAATTTAAAACCTAAAGAAGAAATTTCAACACATCTATATACTGATGATAAAGCTCTAGAAGAATTCTTTTTAAGTACTTCTAAAGGCTTTGAGGATCTAGCAAAGGTTACTAATTTACAAATTTTTTCTAAGTCTAGTGATAGACCAAAGCAATCTATAACTAAAGTAACGGCCCACACTGAAATCTTCATTCCTCTTACTGGAGTGATAGACTTAGAAGAACAAATCGCGAAATTAAATAAAGAACGCGCAAAGGTGGCCAAAGATCTTGAAAAGTTTGAAAAGAAGTTATCAAATAAGAAATT
- a CDS encoding HAD family phosphatase — protein MFKEIESVVFDFGGVIIDLYPQRTFDKLRQSLGIDAEAEFKQLALDIELGEISAEKFLESVNDLCGNRVSLTELEQTWNAMLGEIDPAKVLFLEQLKKHYKVYLLSNTNIVHKNYFDITCNKSFGMSMEDFFHKTIYSHEISMRKPDRGIFEYLIQTLNLSPNKILFIDDLEENILMAKELGIQTKQFERNGNFDCLRNLII, from the coding sequence ATGTTTAAAGAAATTGAGTCAGTGGTTTTTGATTTTGGTGGGGTTATTATTGATCTCTACCCACAGAGAACTTTTGATAAGCTTAGGCAGAGCTTAGGAATAGACGCTGAAGCAGAGTTTAAGCAGCTCGCTTTAGATATTGAATTAGGTGAAATTTCAGCTGAGAAATTCTTAGAATCAGTAAATGATCTATGTGGAAATAGAGTCTCTCTCACTGAGTTGGAGCAGACTTGGAATGCGATGTTGGGAGAAATTGACCCTGCAAAAGTTCTTTTTTTGGAACAATTGAAAAAGCACTACAAAGTTTATCTTTTGAGTAATACGAATATTGTTCACAAGAATTACTTTGATATTACTTGTAATAAGAGCTTTGGAATGAGTATGGAAGATTTCTTTCACAAAACAATTTATTCCCATGAAATTTCTATGAGAAAACCTGATCGCGGTATTTTCGAATATCTAATCCAGACGCTGAACTTGAGTCCGAATAAGATTTTATTTATTGATGACTTAGAAGAAAATATCCTGATGGCCAAGGAGCTTGGCATTCAAACGAAACAGTTCGAAAGAAATGGTAATTTCGATTGCTTAAGAAATTTAATTATCTAG
- a CDS encoding glycosyltransferase family 39 protein, which translates to MENYSKVLNQFFFYKKRYLEAFLVFFVSFIVFILNRSQLPTDWDSLIYALDTIYNRYSSLHFGRPLFSLTNQLTMIPNYENAYLEIIPNLMLITTTFSSLFLTIIFLLFKAFYGSTLQSILGVLVILLSPSMYHIITNITPDAGMYFFLSAYVAMCYKFIKLGQFKYFILAIVFFSLAFQFKEQSIFALPTFLTLYTFSKKRFTTNQWARIIVSVVLFLIVPTIFFLHKLFLLEKIMIQNFLGSKDLPLYFFIGYTLGFILFFFNKNKEHIQAFIQRKLLDKLKISPEAFVTTTVVIIFYISMVIFVPFLRDQSIFFSRYGLFSYVLLAIIPVTISNYFIKSEKHKNIKVFIIFIPILTFNISNTISLKRDSDKFYNTSKNIYSHVQSRSKGALLLLSQYTSTVYYIHLTDLYRNPFDFIWPGKDFKIDELYLTALRTLNDGKDVYLYDLEKSNIHDKDKVIKIMQNFNLKKEGDDLYKVLKTALPQAQ; encoded by the coding sequence ATGGAAAACTATTCAAAAGTTCTAAACCAATTTTTCTTTTATAAAAAACGTTATCTCGAAGCTTTTTTAGTCTTTTTCGTTTCGTTTATTGTATTCATATTAAATAGATCACAGCTTCCTACAGATTGGGATAGTTTAATTTACGCTCTTGATACAATCTATAACCGATACTCATCTCTGCATTTTGGAAGACCATTATTTTCATTAACAAATCAATTAACAATGATACCTAATTATGAAAATGCCTACTTAGAAATCATTCCAAACTTGATGCTTATTACAACAACATTTTCTTCGTTGTTTCTAACAATCATTTTTCTTCTTTTTAAGGCTTTTTATGGATCAACTCTTCAGTCGATTCTTGGAGTACTAGTAATACTTCTCTCCCCTTCAATGTACCATATTATTACTAATATAACTCCAGATGCAGGCATGTACTTCTTCTTATCTGCCTATGTAGCAATGTGCTACAAATTTATTAAACTAGGTCAATTCAAATATTTCATATTGGCCATTGTGTTCTTTTCATTGGCGTTTCAGTTTAAAGAACAGTCTATATTCGCTTTACCGACATTTTTAACACTTTATACTTTTTCTAAGAAGAGATTTACTACCAATCAGTGGGCAAGAATAATAGTTAGTGTAGTTCTATTCTTAATTGTACCTACAATCTTTTTTCTACATAAGCTATTTCTCTTAGAGAAAATAATGATTCAGAACTTCCTAGGAAGTAAGGATCTTCCTCTATACTTTTTCATAGGCTACACTTTAGGCTTTATTTTATTCTTTTTTAATAAAAATAAAGAGCACATTCAAGCTTTTATTCAAAGAAAACTACTTGATAAATTAAAGATATCTCCTGAGGCATTCGTAACGACAACAGTTGTGATAATATTTTATATCTCAATGGTAATATTTGTTCCGTTTCTAAGGGATCAATCCATCTTCTTTAGTAGATATGGACTTTTTTCATATGTCCTACTCGCTATCATTCCGGTTACAATTTCTAACTACTTCATAAAATCAGAAAAGCATAAAAACATTAAGGTGTTTATAATCTTTATTCCTATTCTTACTTTTAATATTTCAAATACAATTAGTCTAAAAAGAGATAGTGACAAATTCTATAACACATCGAAAAACATATATAGCCACGTTCAGAGTAGATCTAAGGGAGCATTACTACTTCTAAGTCAATATACATCAACTGTTTATTATATCCATTTAACGGATCTTTACAGAAATCCATTTGATTTTATCTGGCCAGGCAAAGACTTCAAGATTGATGAGCTTTACTTAACTGCCTTGCGTACATTAAATGACGGCAAAGATGTGTACCTCTACGACCTAGAAAAAAGTAATATTCATGACAAAGATAAAGTTATTAAGATAATGCAAAATTTTAATTTGAAGAAAGAAGGTGACGATCTATACAAAGTTCTAAAAACAGCTCTTCCCCAAGCTCAGTAG
- a CDS encoding glycosyltransferase family 2 protein, giving the protein MLISIIATSMNEFDTIDEFISRVDKSFENIEHEHEYEIIFIDDRSTDGSLSKIENYCSKDSRIKLILMSRNFGRHECFFAGFEASKGDAVVTLDSDLQDPPELIPRLLDQMISQKSDVVHSIMKSRAGESSLKLFLTSVSYSILKKTCTPSMPVNSGYFKISSRRVVDEIIKIGEVDSYFKGFFTWVGFNQSYLEYDREARSAGETQFSIFGHRPYKDFLKAVTSYSYMPLYLITVLTLMITLISILIGIFNLISNGIHKYISIIVSDVRVGVILLMGSAICFILSIIGLYLIQIHSSTRGRPRYIVEKSINLEGIK; this is encoded by the coding sequence ATGTTGATCTCTATTATTGCAACTTCAATGAATGAATTTGATACCATCGATGAGTTCATTTCTAGGGTAGATAAAAGCTTTGAAAATATTGAACATGAACATGAATATGAAATTATATTTATAGACGATAGATCAACTGATGGCTCTCTTTCAAAAATAGAGAATTACTGTTCTAAAGATTCCCGTATCAAATTGATTCTAATGAGTAGGAACTTTGGTCGACATGAATGCTTCTTTGCCGGCTTTGAGGCCAGTAAAGGAGATGCTGTTGTAACACTGGATAGTGATCTACAAGATCCTCCCGAGCTCATTCCTCGGCTATTAGATCAAATGATTTCTCAGAAAAGTGATGTTGTACACTCAATAATGAAGAGTAGGGCTGGAGAATCTTCTTTAAAACTTTTCTTAACATCAGTTTCATACTCAATCTTAAAAAAAACCTGTACACCATCTATGCCAGTTAATTCGGGCTATTTTAAAATATCTTCTAGAAGAGTTGTTGATGAAATCATTAAGATAGGTGAAGTGGACTCCTATTTTAAAGGTTTCTTTACTTGGGTAGGCTTCAATCAGTCTTACTTGGAATACGATAGAGAGGCGCGCTCTGCAGGAGAGACTCAGTTTTCAATCTTTGGTCATAGGCCTTACAAGGACTTCTTAAAGGCAGTAACAAGCTATTCATATATGCCTTTATACTTGATAACAGTTTTAACCCTTATGATTACTTTAATTAGTATATTAATTGGAATTTTTAATCTTATTAGTAATGGAATACATAAATATATATCCATAATAGTTTCTGATGTAAGAGTTGGAGTGATATTGTTGATGGGGTCAGCTATATGTTTTATTTTAAGTATAATAGGACTATACTTAATTCAAATTCATTCATCAACGAGAGGAAGACCTCGTTATATTGTAGAAAAAAGTATTAACTTAGAAGGAATAAAATGA